The Harpia harpyja isolate bHarHar1 chromosome 10, bHarHar1 primary haplotype, whole genome shotgun sequence genome includes a region encoding these proteins:
- the MAN2B1 gene encoding lysosomal alpha-mannosidase isoform X1, whose translation MWTGGHMTVPASDMAVPGAVALLLPLLGAAAAGCGYQSCPPTRPDLLNVHLVPHTHDDVGWLKTVEQYFYGVRNEVQHAGVQYILDSVVAQLAADPSRRFIYAEVAFLARWWRQQDEATRRTVHQLVEQGRLEFVGGGWCMSDEAAAHYSPAIEQLALGRRFLRREFGACGTPRVAWQIDPFGHSRQLAAIFAQMGYDGLFVGRVDYQDKATREQLREMELLWRASTSLPPPAADLFTGILPNVYNPPSGFCWDQLCSDPPVVDEDSEENNVDNIVSTFLQIATSQAEHYRTNHIIMTMGSDFHYENANLWFKNMDKLIAHVNARQANGSRVHVLYSTPSCYLWELHRANLSWSLKMDDFFPYADGPHQFWTGYFTSRPAFKRYERLSNNFLQICSQLEALAGMAAREGPYGPGDSSVLREAVAVAQHHDAVTGTEKQHVADDYARQLAAGWESCQLLVANALASLSGSKENFVFCNALNISICPLTEAAGRFTVIFYNPLGRHVSWPIRLPVNGASYAVTDPQGQPVPSEVVPISNFTHRLRGDGSSATRELLFQASAPPLGFSTFTVSRMSRGDPRVPPAQTPVLSQPREIQNEHVRVLFDPLTGHLKEIQNLDKSISLPVFQSFYWYNASIGNDETPQASGAYIFRPNSSEPIPVSGSKQVSTYLVKNRLVQEVHQNFSSWCSQVVRLHAGQPYVELEWTVGPIPVADGWGKEIISRFETTLQTDARFYTDSNGRQILERRRDYRPTWNLSQTEPVAGNYYPVNSRIFIKDKKFQLTVLTDRSQGGSSIFDGSLELMVHRRLLYDDNRGVGEPLVELGANKQGLVVRGRHLVLLDTVESAADRHRLLAQELFMAPYAVLAPGGGPSYRRGHPSLQQFSALRQELPPNVHLLTLAPWDAGTLLLRLEHQFERGESANSSQPTTVDLLNLFSAFTITSVEEMSLGADLPLDAVSRLVWTPTTGPAQPQPVPKLDPSRVTLQPMEIRTFLATVQYKVPGGSPAGL comes from the exons ATGTGGACGGGCGGTCACATGACCGTGCCCGCGAGCGACATGGCGGTGCCCGGGGCGGtggcgctgctgctgccgctcctcggggcggcggccgcgggctgCGGGTACCAG TCGTGTCCGCCCACGCGCCCCGACCTCCTCAATGTGCACCTGGTGCCCCACACGCACGATGACGTGGGCTGGCTCAAGACGGTGGAGCAGTACTTCTATGGAG TGCGTAACGAGGTGCAGCACGCGGGGGTGCAATACATCCTGGACTCGGTGGTGGCCCAGCTGGCAGCCGACCCCTCCCGCCGCTTCATCTACGCCGAGGTGGCCTTCCTGGCCCGCTGGTGGCGGCAGCAGGATGAGGCCACGCGTCGCACCGTCCACCAGCTCGTCGAGCAGG GCCGCCTGGAATTCgtgggggggggctggtgcaTGAGCGACGAGGCGGCCGCCCACTACAGCCCCGCCATCGAGCAGCTGGCACTGGGCCGTCGCTTCCTGCGCCGGGAGTTCGGGGCCTGCGGCACCCCTCGCGTGGCCTGGCAGATCGACCCCTTCGGGCACTCCCGCCAGCTGGCTGCCATCTTTGCCCAG atGGGCTACGACGGACTCTTCGTGGGGCGCGTGGACTACCAGGACAAGGCGACGCGGGAGCAGCTGCGGGAGATGGAGTTGCTCTGGCGGGCGAGCACGAGCCTGCCGCCCCCTGCCGCCGACCTCTTCACTG GCATCCTCCCCAATGTCTACAACCCGCCATCGGGGTTCTGCTGGGACCAGCTCTGCTCCGACCCGCCCGTGGTGGATGAGGACAGTGAGGAGAACAACGTGGACAACATCGTCTCCACCTTCCTGCAGATTGCCACCAGCCAG GCCGAGCACTACCGCACCAACCATATCATCATGACAATGGGCTCTGACTTCCACTATGAGAACGCCAACCTGTGGTTCAAGAACATGGACAAGCTCATCGCTCATGTCAATGCCCGG CAAGCCAACGGCAGCCGCGTCCACGTCCTTTATTCCACCCCGTCCTGCTATCTCTGGGAGCTGCACCGGGCCAACCTCTCCTG GTCCCTGAAAATGGACGACTTCTTCCCCTATGCAGATGGCCCCCACCAGTTCTGGACGGGCTATTTCACCAGTCGACCCGCCTTCAAGCGCTACGAGCGCCTCAGCAACAACTTCCTCCAG ATCTGCAGTCAGCTGGAGGCCTTGGCAGGGATGGCGGCACGGGAGGGTCCCTACGGGCCTGGGGACAGCTCTGTGCTCC GTGAAGCTGTGGCCGTGGCCCAGCACCACGACGCTGTGACCGGCACCGAGAAGCAGCACGTGGCTGACGACTATGCCAGGCAGCTGGCGGCGGGATGGGAGAGCTGCCAG CTCCTGGTCGCCAATGCCCTGGCCAGCCTCAGCGGCAGCAAGGAGAACTTTGTCTTTTGCAATGCCCTCAACATCAGCATCTGTCCCCTGACGGAGGCAGCTGGCCGT TTCACCGTCATCTTCTACAACCCCCTGGGCCGCCACGTGTCCTGGCCCATCCGGCTGCCAGTCAACGGGGCATCCTACGCGGTGACGGACCCCCAGGGCCAGCCCGTCCCCAGCGAG GTTGTCCCCATCTCCAACTTCACCCACCGGCTGCGGGGGGACGGGAGCAGTGCCACGCGGGAGCTCCTCTTCCAGGCCTCTGCACCCCCCCTGGGCTTCAGCACCTTCACGGTCTCCCGGATGAGCCGCGGGGACCCCCGTGTACCCCCTGCCCAGACCCCAGTGTTGTCACAGCCCCGGGAGATCCAGAATGAG CACGTCCGGGTGCTCTTCGACCCCCTCACCGGGCACCTGAAGGAGATCCAGAACCTGGACAAGAGCATCTCGCTGCCCGTCTTCCAGAGCTTCTACTG GTACAACGCCAGCATCGGCAATGATGAGACCCCCCAGGCCTCGGGCGCCTACATCTTCCGCCCCAACAGCTCTGAGCCCATCCCCGTCTCTGGCTCCAAGCAGGTCTCCACGTACCTTGTGAAG AACAGGCTGGTGCAGGAGGTCCACCAGAACTTCTCCTCGTGGTGCTCCCAGGTGGTGCGGCTCCACGCGGGGCAGCCTTATGTGGAGCTGGAATGGACCGTGGGGCCCATCCCCGTGGC GGACGGCTGGGGCAAGGAGATCATCAGCCGCTTTGAGACAACGCTGCAGACAGATGCCCGCTTCTACACTGACTCCAATGGGCGGCAGATCCTGGAGCGCAG GCGTGACTACCGTCCCACGTGGAACCTGAGCCAGACGGAGCCCGTGGCGGGGAATTACTACCCTGTTAACAGCCGCATCTTCATCAAG gACAAGAAGTTCCAGCTGACGGTGCTGACGGACCGCTCACAGGGCGGCAGCAGCATCTTCGACGGCTCCCTGGAGCTCATG GTCCATCGACGGCTCCTGTACGACGACAACCGGGGCGTGGGGGAGCCGCTGGTCGAGCTGGGAGCCAACAAGCAGGGGCTGGTGGTCCGTGGCCGCCACCTCGTCCTCCTCGACACGGTGGAGTCGGCGGCCGACCGGCACCGGCTCCTGGCCCAGGAGCTCTTCATGGCACCCTACGCGGTGCTGGCACCCGGCGGGGGCCCCTCCTACCGCCGCGGCcatcccagcctgcagcag TTCTCGGCGCTGCGGCAGGAGCTGCCCCCCAACGTCCACCTCCTGACGCTGGCACCCTGGGATGCCGGCACCCTCCTGCTGCGCCTGGAGCACCAGTTCGAGAGGGGCGAGAGTGCCAACAGCTCCCAGCCCACCACCGTCGACCTCCTG AACCTCTTCTCGGCTTTCACCATCACCTCGGTGGAGGAGATGAGCCTGGGAGCCGACCTGCCACTCGATGCTGTCTCCCGCCTGGTGTGGACCCCAACCACAG gtccagcccagccccagccagtccccaagctgGACCCAAGCCGGGTCacgctgcagcccatggagatcaGAACCTTCCTGGCCACGGTGCAGTACAAGGTGCCTGGAGGTAGCCCAGCGGGACTGTGA
- the MAN2B1 gene encoding lysosomal alpha-mannosidase isoform X2, giving the protein MWTGGHMTVPASDMAVPGAVALLLPLLGAAAAGCGYQSCPPTRPDLLNVHLVPHTHDDVGWLKTVEQYFYGGRLEFVGGGWCMSDEAAAHYSPAIEQLALGRRFLRREFGACGTPRVAWQIDPFGHSRQLAAIFAQMGYDGLFVGRVDYQDKATREQLREMELLWRASTSLPPPAADLFTGILPNVYNPPSGFCWDQLCSDPPVVDEDSEENNVDNIVSTFLQIATSQAEHYRTNHIIMTMGSDFHYENANLWFKNMDKLIAHVNARQANGSRVHVLYSTPSCYLWELHRANLSWSLKMDDFFPYADGPHQFWTGYFTSRPAFKRYERLSNNFLQICSQLEALAGMAAREGPYGPGDSSVLREAVAVAQHHDAVTGTEKQHVADDYARQLAAGWESCQLLVANALASLSGSKENFVFCNALNISICPLTEAAGRFTVIFYNPLGRHVSWPIRLPVNGASYAVTDPQGQPVPSEVVPISNFTHRLRGDGSSATRELLFQASAPPLGFSTFTVSRMSRGDPRVPPAQTPVLSQPREIQNEHVRVLFDPLTGHLKEIQNLDKSISLPVFQSFYWYNASIGNDETPQASGAYIFRPNSSEPIPVSGSKQVSTYLVKNRLVQEVHQNFSSWCSQVVRLHAGQPYVELEWTVGPIPVADGWGKEIISRFETTLQTDARFYTDSNGRQILERRRDYRPTWNLSQTEPVAGNYYPVNSRIFIKDKKFQLTVLTDRSQGGSSIFDGSLELMVHRRLLYDDNRGVGEPLVELGANKQGLVVRGRHLVLLDTVESAADRHRLLAQELFMAPYAVLAPGGGPSYRRGHPSLQQFSALRQELPPNVHLLTLAPWDAGTLLLRLEHQFERGESANSSQPTTVDLLNLFSAFTITSVEEMSLGADLPLDAVSRLVWTPTTGPAQPQPVPKLDPSRVTLQPMEIRTFLATVQYKVPGGSPAGL; this is encoded by the exons ATGTGGACGGGCGGTCACATGACCGTGCCCGCGAGCGACATGGCGGTGCCCGGGGCGGtggcgctgctgctgccgctcctcggggcggcggccgcgggctgCGGGTACCAG TCGTGTCCGCCCACGCGCCCCGACCTCCTCAATGTGCACCTGGTGCCCCACACGCACGATGACGTGGGCTGGCTCAAGACGGTGGAGCAGTACTTCTATGGAG GCCGCCTGGAATTCgtgggggggggctggtgcaTGAGCGACGAGGCGGCCGCCCACTACAGCCCCGCCATCGAGCAGCTGGCACTGGGCCGTCGCTTCCTGCGCCGGGAGTTCGGGGCCTGCGGCACCCCTCGCGTGGCCTGGCAGATCGACCCCTTCGGGCACTCCCGCCAGCTGGCTGCCATCTTTGCCCAG atGGGCTACGACGGACTCTTCGTGGGGCGCGTGGACTACCAGGACAAGGCGACGCGGGAGCAGCTGCGGGAGATGGAGTTGCTCTGGCGGGCGAGCACGAGCCTGCCGCCCCCTGCCGCCGACCTCTTCACTG GCATCCTCCCCAATGTCTACAACCCGCCATCGGGGTTCTGCTGGGACCAGCTCTGCTCCGACCCGCCCGTGGTGGATGAGGACAGTGAGGAGAACAACGTGGACAACATCGTCTCCACCTTCCTGCAGATTGCCACCAGCCAG GCCGAGCACTACCGCACCAACCATATCATCATGACAATGGGCTCTGACTTCCACTATGAGAACGCCAACCTGTGGTTCAAGAACATGGACAAGCTCATCGCTCATGTCAATGCCCGG CAAGCCAACGGCAGCCGCGTCCACGTCCTTTATTCCACCCCGTCCTGCTATCTCTGGGAGCTGCACCGGGCCAACCTCTCCTG GTCCCTGAAAATGGACGACTTCTTCCCCTATGCAGATGGCCCCCACCAGTTCTGGACGGGCTATTTCACCAGTCGACCCGCCTTCAAGCGCTACGAGCGCCTCAGCAACAACTTCCTCCAG ATCTGCAGTCAGCTGGAGGCCTTGGCAGGGATGGCGGCACGGGAGGGTCCCTACGGGCCTGGGGACAGCTCTGTGCTCC GTGAAGCTGTGGCCGTGGCCCAGCACCACGACGCTGTGACCGGCACCGAGAAGCAGCACGTGGCTGACGACTATGCCAGGCAGCTGGCGGCGGGATGGGAGAGCTGCCAG CTCCTGGTCGCCAATGCCCTGGCCAGCCTCAGCGGCAGCAAGGAGAACTTTGTCTTTTGCAATGCCCTCAACATCAGCATCTGTCCCCTGACGGAGGCAGCTGGCCGT TTCACCGTCATCTTCTACAACCCCCTGGGCCGCCACGTGTCCTGGCCCATCCGGCTGCCAGTCAACGGGGCATCCTACGCGGTGACGGACCCCCAGGGCCAGCCCGTCCCCAGCGAG GTTGTCCCCATCTCCAACTTCACCCACCGGCTGCGGGGGGACGGGAGCAGTGCCACGCGGGAGCTCCTCTTCCAGGCCTCTGCACCCCCCCTGGGCTTCAGCACCTTCACGGTCTCCCGGATGAGCCGCGGGGACCCCCGTGTACCCCCTGCCCAGACCCCAGTGTTGTCACAGCCCCGGGAGATCCAGAATGAG CACGTCCGGGTGCTCTTCGACCCCCTCACCGGGCACCTGAAGGAGATCCAGAACCTGGACAAGAGCATCTCGCTGCCCGTCTTCCAGAGCTTCTACTG GTACAACGCCAGCATCGGCAATGATGAGACCCCCCAGGCCTCGGGCGCCTACATCTTCCGCCCCAACAGCTCTGAGCCCATCCCCGTCTCTGGCTCCAAGCAGGTCTCCACGTACCTTGTGAAG AACAGGCTGGTGCAGGAGGTCCACCAGAACTTCTCCTCGTGGTGCTCCCAGGTGGTGCGGCTCCACGCGGGGCAGCCTTATGTGGAGCTGGAATGGACCGTGGGGCCCATCCCCGTGGC GGACGGCTGGGGCAAGGAGATCATCAGCCGCTTTGAGACAACGCTGCAGACAGATGCCCGCTTCTACACTGACTCCAATGGGCGGCAGATCCTGGAGCGCAG GCGTGACTACCGTCCCACGTGGAACCTGAGCCAGACGGAGCCCGTGGCGGGGAATTACTACCCTGTTAACAGCCGCATCTTCATCAAG gACAAGAAGTTCCAGCTGACGGTGCTGACGGACCGCTCACAGGGCGGCAGCAGCATCTTCGACGGCTCCCTGGAGCTCATG GTCCATCGACGGCTCCTGTACGACGACAACCGGGGCGTGGGGGAGCCGCTGGTCGAGCTGGGAGCCAACAAGCAGGGGCTGGTGGTCCGTGGCCGCCACCTCGTCCTCCTCGACACGGTGGAGTCGGCGGCCGACCGGCACCGGCTCCTGGCCCAGGAGCTCTTCATGGCACCCTACGCGGTGCTGGCACCCGGCGGGGGCCCCTCCTACCGCCGCGGCcatcccagcctgcagcag TTCTCGGCGCTGCGGCAGGAGCTGCCCCCCAACGTCCACCTCCTGACGCTGGCACCCTGGGATGCCGGCACCCTCCTGCTGCGCCTGGAGCACCAGTTCGAGAGGGGCGAGAGTGCCAACAGCTCCCAGCCCACCACCGTCGACCTCCTG AACCTCTTCTCGGCTTTCACCATCACCTCGGTGGAGGAGATGAGCCTGGGAGCCGACCTGCCACTCGATGCTGTCTCCCGCCTGGTGTGGACCCCAACCACAG gtccagcccagccccagccagtccccaagctgGACCCAAGCCGGGTCacgctgcagcccatggagatcaGAACCTTCCTGGCCACGGTGCAGTACAAGGTGCCTGGAGGTAGCCCAGCGGGACTGTGA